The Anas acuta chromosome 2, bAnaAcu1.1, whole genome shotgun sequence genome contains a region encoding:
- the RNF152 gene encoding E3 ubiquitin-protein ligase RNF152, with product METLSQDSLLECQICFNYYSPRRRPKLLDCKHTCCSVCLQQMRTSQKDLRCPWCRGITKLPPGYSVSQLPDDPEVIAVIAIPHASEHTPVFIKLPSNGCYMLPLPLSKERALLPGDIGCRLLPGSQQKSLAVVTIPAEQQPLQGGLPAEVGAEEPDRRGVVKSSTWSGVCTVILVACVLVFLLGIVLHNMSCISKRFTVISCG from the coding sequence ATGGAGACGCTGTCCCAGGACTCCCTGCTGGAGTGCCAGATCTGCTTCAACTACTACAGCCCGCGCCGGCGGCCCAAGCTGCTGGACTGCAAGCACACGTGCTGCTCGGTGTGCCTGCAGCAGATGAGGACCAGCCAGAAGGACCTGCGGTGTCCCTGGTGCCGTGGCATCACCAAGCTGCCGCCGGGCTACTCCGTGTCGCAGCTGCCCGATGACCCCGAGGTGATCGCCGTCATCGCCATCCCCCACGCCTCCGAGCACACCCCCGTCTTCATCAAACTCCCGAGCAACGGGTGCTACATGCTGCCCCTTCCTCTCTCCAAGGAGAGGGCCCTGCTGCCGGGAGACATCGGCTGCCGCCTCCTGCCCGGCAGCCAGCAGAAGTCCCTGGCGGTGGTGACGATCCCGGCGGAGCAGCAGCCGCTGCAGGGCGGCCTCCCTGCCGAGGTGGGCGCGGAGGAGCCCGACCGCAGAGGCGTGGTGAAGAGCTCCACCTGGTCGGGGGTGTGCACTGTCATCCTGGTGGCCTGCGTCTTGGTCTTTCTCCTGGGCATCGTCCTCCACAACATGTCGTGCATTTCCAAGCGCTTCACGGTGATCTCGTGCGGCTGA